A window of Solanum stenotomum isolate F172 chromosome 3, ASM1918654v1, whole genome shotgun sequence contains these coding sequences:
- the LOC125858627 gene encoding trans-resveratrol di-O-methyltransferase-like isoform X2, with translation MALPNNDIGDETRQVLAAQAHIWNHIFNYINSMSLKCAIQLEIPDIIHSHGRPMNLSDLVEALPINNNNKAKTHNCVYRLMRMLIHAGFFIQEEEGYLLTPSSRLLLKDEPNNLSMIPFIQMMLDPIMMDPWHYLSQWIQNGGTSPFATTHGKDIFEYAEKEPKFNRLFNEAMAGDARLVMSVLIQNGKGVFEGLKSLVDVAGGTGTVAKAIAEAFPQINCTVLDLPHVIEGLEGSKNLSYVGGDMFNSIPSADAVVLKSVLLDWEDEDCIKILKKCKEAILNKENGGKVIIIDMIPIDHNVEKEDDDSKTYETQLFYDMLTMVAVSGKQKREQEWAKLFYDAGYSDYKIIPILGLRCVIEVYP, from the exons ATGGCATTACCTAATAATGATATTGGAGACGAAACTAGACAAGTTCTGGCTGCTCAGGCACACATATGGAACCATATATTCAACTACATCAACTCCATGTCACTTAAATGTGCAATTCAACTTGAAATTCCAGATATCATCCATAGCCATGGCCGACCCATGAACCTCTCTGATTTAGTAGAGGCCCTCCCcatcaacaataataataaggcTAAAACTCATAATTGTGTTTACCGTCTCATGCGTATGCTAATTCATGCAGGCTTCTTTATTCAAGAAGAAGAGGGTTATTTACTTACTCCGTCTTCACGTCTTCTCCTTAAAGATGAACCTAATAATTTGAGCATGATCCCTTTTATTCAAATGATGCTTGATCCAATTATGATGGATCCGTGGCACTATCTCAGCCAATGGATCCAAAATGGCGGGACTTCTCCATTTGCCACTACTCATGGGAAGGACATCTTTGAATATGCCGAGAAGGAACCAAAATTTAACCGTCTATTTAATGAAGCTATGGCTGGTGATGCCCGTTTGGTCATGAGCGTGTTGATTCAAAATGGGAAGGGAGTTTTTGAAGGGTTGAAATCGTTGGTGGACGTTGCAGGAGGCACTGGAACCGTAGCTAAAGCTATTGCCGAAGCATTTCCACAAATAAATTGTACTGTCTTAGATTTGCCTCATGTAATTGAAGGGCTTGAAGGAAGCAAGAACCTGAGCTATGTCGGAGGAGACATGTTTAACTCCATTCCTTCGGCCGATGCAGTTGTACTAAAG TCAGTGCTACTTGACTGGGAGGACGAagattgtataaaaatattgaagaaatgtAAAGAAGCAATTTTAAATAAGGAGAACGGAGGAAAGGTGATCATCATTGACATGATACCGATAGATCATAACGTAGAGAAAGAAGACGACGACAGTAAGACATATGAAACTCAACTTTTCTATGACATGCTTACGATGGTTGCTGTTTCTGGAAAACAAAAAAGGGAACAAGAATGGGCAAAACTCTTCTATGATGCTGGTTATAGTGACTACAAGATTATTCCTATCTTAGGATTAAGGTGTGTTATTGAGGTTTACCCTTAA